The following DNA comes from Fervidibacillus albus.
ATTCCCCACCAAGATGTCATTATTTTTGCCGATGTTCAAAACAATGCCGGCTACGATATTTTAGCTCAAATGTCGATGCATTTTTTTACAAACGGGATCGTTCCGGTTACTTCCCTTTCCTTCCTATATAAAAATGGGGAATTGGAACCGATTTTTATTATGGCAAAAAATCGCCCGATGGGAAAGGAGTAGAAAAATGAATTTATTTTACAACAAAGAAGGGATCGGAGACACATTGATCGTCTCTATTGCACCCGTTGAACGGAACCGAATGGAAGTGGAGAAAAAAGGGGATGTCGTCCGCATTTTCGATCGGGAAACGAATCGGTCCTTTGGCTACAATATTTTTCAAGCAAGCGAATATTTTACATTAAATGGTTATTCCGGTCCAGTAAACGGAAATGAAGAATTATTGAATCAATTGAATCGTCTATTGGCGAATGAAGGTTTTGCCGAACAGTTAACGGCGGACTTCTCTCCGAAATTCGTTGTTGGATATGTTAAAGAGCGGGAAAAACATCCGAACGCTGATAAATTAAGCGTATGTCAAGTGGATGTAGGAGGAGAAAACCTTCAAATCGTTTGTGGGGCACCGAATGTCGATGCGGGTCAAAAGGTTGTCGTTGCAAAAATTGGAGCGGTAATGCCGAGCGGACTCGTTATTTCTCCAGCCGAACTACGGGGTGTTCCTTCGAAAGGAATGATCTGCTCGGCAAAGGAACTGAACTTGCCGAATGCACCGAAAGAAAAAGGGATCCTCGTCTTAGATGACCGTTATGAAGTCGGCCAAGCCTTCGAACTTCATGCCCATGAATGAGAGGAAGAAGAGTAAGTTTTAAGCCTCGTACATTTGTACGGGGTTTTTCTTCATGGAAAAATCGATCGCCTCTTTTTTTATTGGAAAAATGGTTCGTTTTTCTTTTTTTTTATTTATAGTAAAATAATGATACATAACAATGAAAGAGTGATACGATGGATTGGATGAAAAAATGGTTTTCATTCTCGGACGTAAAAAACGAGCCGACTCCGAATGAAAAGCGTCAAACGGATACTTCCAATAAAGAATTAGAAACGAAGATGACATTTAAATATCCCGATAAAGAAATACATGTTCCAGCAGTTGAAAGGAGAAAAAAGTGGGATCGACAGTTTCTCGAAAAGGATGTTCAGGAAAAACGACGGTCCGATGGAATAAAATCGGAGACGATCGAAACCTTTCCTGTGAACAAAAGCAAAACGACTTCCTTATCCACTCGGGAAGAACGGATCATGAATCATCGGTCGAAAACGAGCGATTCTTTGAAAAAACCTGATCGGAAGCGGAGATTTTCCCATACGGAAACGATTCCGTCCCCCATTTACGGATATCAGCGAAAAACGGTAAAACAACAACCGATTGAATTCGAATTATCCCCCTTTGAAATCGATGTTCAATGGGAACGGGACGACCGAACTCCTTCAGATGTACATCCAACATCAACGGAAACAATGAACGAACAGGCAGAAACCATCGATCATCCAATAGAATTCGTCGATGGAAAGGATTCCTTTTCCTCGGAAAAGGGAGAAGAAAAGGACGGTTCGAATCATTCGGTCGTTGAAAACGTACAAAAAATCGAGACGGAAGATAACGATCCAATGGATGAGGTCATTGGCGAGCTTAGTGAAACGTTTGTGGATTCAACTACTGAACAATCTGGAAAATTGCTTGCTGAAGAAAAACAACTACCTGTCCAACAAGAAAAAAATACACTCGATGTTTCGCAAAAAATCGAGAACCTCGTCGATCGAAGTGCCGAAATGGAACAGGTGGAAGCGGATGACAGAAATCTTGAAAATCAAACGGGGGAATCGGCACATTCGAATCAATCGTTGGAAAATGCAAAGGAAAAAAGGGAGGCGACGAATGCTGGAGATGTCCGTCCCCATTCGGAAACACCGGTAAAAAAAGGGAAAAAGTCCGTCCCCTTTAATGTTTTCATGTTAAAAAGTGACCGGGAAAAATTAAAAAATCGTGCGGAACAAAGCGTGACGAATAAACGACGGGAAAGAAACGAAAATAGTGATCGACCAAGAGGGGAGAAACGGTATCATCTTCCTCCCCTTCATGTATTGAATAGCCCGGTGGAACATTTGTCGAATACCAATTGGATCGATGAGCAAGTAACGGTATTAAATGAAACGTTGAAAAGTTTCCATGTAGCTGCAAAGGTCGTATCCACCTCAGAAGGGCCTAGCGTCACCCGATTTGAGATTTCCCCGGAAATGGGTGTTAAGGTGAATAAAATCACGAATTTAACCGATGATATAAAATTAAGTCTCGCCGCAAAGGATATTCGAATCGAAGCACCGATTCCTGGGAAACATACGATCGGCATTGAAGTTCCGAATGCAAAAAGGCGACCGGTGTTTTTACGGGAAATTATTGAACAAAAGGAATATGTAGAAGCATTCTCTCCGCTTGCGGTGGCGGTCGGTTTGGATATCGCTGGAAAGCCGGTTATTACCGATTTGAAAAAGATGCCCCACGGGTTGATTGCAGGAGCGACCGGATCAGGGAAAAGCGTATGCATTAATACGTTTATTATCAGCCTCCTATATAAGGCGAGACCGGATGAAGTGAAACTGTTAATGATCGATCCGAAAATGGTCGAATTGGCCCCCTATAACGGAATTCCTCACTTGATTAGCCCGGTCATTACCGATGTAAAAGCGGCGACCCAAGCGTTGAAATGGGCGGTAGAGGAAATGGAAAGGCGGTATGAACTGTTTGCAGAAAAAGGTGTCCGGGATATTGAACGGTATAATGAAAAGGAAAGCGAGAAGATGCCTTTTATCGTCATTATTATCGATGAATTGGCAGATTTGATGATGATGGCCCCTGCAGATGTGGAAGATGCCATCTGTCGAATTGCCCAAAAGGCGCGGGCGTGCGGTATTCATTTATTGATTGCCACCCAAAGACCGTCCGTCGATGTCATTACCGGACTCATCAAAGCGAACGTACCGACCCGGATTGCCTTTTCTGTTTCTTCCCAAGTGGATTCTAGAACGATCATCGACACAAATGGCGCGGAAAGACTTCTCGGGAAAGGCGATATGTTATTTTTAGAAAACGGAACGTCGAAACCGGTGCGTCTGCAAGGTCCGTTTATTTCCGACGATGAAATTGAATCCGTTGTGGATCATGTACGAAAAGAAGGGGAGCCGGAATATTTATTTCAACAAGAAGAGTTAATAAAAAAATCCGATACGGCAGATCAAGATGAACTTTTTTTGGAAGCGTGCGAATTTGCCGTTCAACACGGTAGCATTTCCACCTCTAGCCTCCAACGACGTTTTCGAATCGGCTATAATCGGGCGGCCCGCTTAATCGAATTGATGGAAGAAAAGGGAATCATTACGGAACAACGGGGAAGTAAACCGCGCGACGTTTTAATTACCGAACAAGATTTGCATCAATTCAATGAATAAAAAGATAAAAAAACCCTCGATACGTGTAAATGGCTGTCGCACGGTACCGAGGGTTTTATTTTTTGATCATATTAGGCTAAGATTGGAAAAATGAAAAATTAATAGCTAGATAATTTTCCGTTTTTTATGGATATATTAAATAACAATTTAAACAACGATAAACCGATGAAAAAATACAATCCAGAATTGAGGATTAGTAACCAAAATTCATAGGTACTTACTAGTTCAACCAAAGTTTTTGAATGGATTATCACTTGTTTTAAATTTATCACGCCCCAAGTCATTGGAAGTAGTTTGGTAACTAGGTCGATGGTTGGCGGCAGTTGATTCGATGCCATGACGAGTCCAATCAAAAAAAGGAATAAGTAATTTAATAACGTCGTAATAGCTCCAATTCGTTTGAAAACTAAAGAGAATCCGGCGAGAATAAAGGAGAATCCGTAAATACTAACCATTGTCAATAGGATGACAATGATCAAACTAGGGATCGAGAAATGTAATGAAAAAAACGTTTCCAAGGATAAATCTCGAAAAATTGCAACAAATGAAAAGGAGATGATCGATAAAACAATCGCTCCTAAACTATCAAAAATGAATGTCCCAATTGCTCTGCCTAACAACATTTTTTCAATCGGAACCTTTGTTATGGCAATTTGTTCGAGCGTTCCCAAAACCATTTCTTCCCGCAAAATAAAACTAAAAACCGCAATCGCATTAATACCAATATACCAAATAAAAATACCAACCATGAGTTGAAAAATTTGTTCGTTTGTACCCGTTAAATTTTGAAATACGGTTAAAATGAGTCCGAACATTAACAAACCGTAGGATACAATTTCACTAATCGAATCGATGTAATAGCGAATAAACATCCCCTTGAATTTGACAAATTCTGCTTTAATGGAATAAATCATTTCAGTCATTCGAATCCCCTACCAGTTCTAAAAAAATTTGTTCCAATGATTTCCTTTGCGTCGTTAAGTTTTTAACGGTAACTTGCTGATCCTTTAAGTACTGTAAAATTTCCGGTAAATGGGCGAGGGGCGTTTTCCAAATCCGTTCATTTTCCCTTTCCATGTAAATGAGATGTTCCAACTCCTGTAAAACTTGTTGATTCGGTATATTTAAATCGAGATAGACATATTGTTGATTATCTTGTTCTTTTTCTTTTGACTGTAGATCCTCGATAATCGTACCGTTTTTGATAAAAATTATTCGGTCACTTATTTTTTCAACTAAATCAAGTTGGTGGGATGTTAATAAAATCGTTTTTCCGTTTAAAGCCATTTTTCTTAGCATCGTCAATAAGTCATTGGAGGATTGAACGTCTAATCCTAATGTAGGCTCATCTAACAGTAAAATGTCAGGATCTTTCAATAAAACGAGGGCTAAGGCTAATTTTTGTTGCATTCCCCGCGACAAATTTGCAGCGTACTCCTTTTTCTTTTCTTCTAAACCGAGAAGCTTAAGGATTTGCTGTATCCGGTGATGTAATGTTTGTTTTGGTATTAAATTTAACAATCCGAAGTATTTTAAGTTATCAAAAACGGTTAAATAGTAATAAATGTTTCGTTCCCCTTCTAACATACATCCGATTTGGTGTACGGCTTTTTTTCGCTTTTTCTTTACATCGATATCGTTTACGAAAATGGTGCCTTGGTCAATACTTGCTAGTCCACAAATCATTTTTATTAATGTTGTTTTTCCAGAACCATTTGGACCTAATAGAGCTGTTATTTTTCCCTTTTCAATTTGCAAAGTTACATCATTAACCGCTGTGAATGGACCGTTTTTTGATTTATACGTTTTTGTGACGTGATTCATTTTAATCGAGTACAATATATCCCTCCTAAAGATTTACGGGGAACATTTCGTGGAAAGTGGAATGGAACGATTTCATTCGCTATTATAACAAAATAATCAGATAAAAGATAAAATATTTTTCCCCAAGGGTATCGATAAAAAAACGAGTACGAATGGGAAAATTACCCAAATTTACGAAACTGTATTCGAAAGGAAAAAGAGCTCGGTCTTTTCGTCCTTTTTTCCTCCGCCCGTGCATAATAGTCTTTTCGAAAAAATAATGTTATAATTATGAAGCAAAAAATGAACTATTCATATTCATACCATGTTTGCACGGCGTTTCGTGGATTTCAGTAAAAATACGTGATGACTGAATAATACATATATCGTTTTTGGAGGTTCTATTGTATGACCATTTACCATTTTGTTGGAATTAAGGGTACAGGGATGAGCGCATTAGCCCAGGTGCTCCATGATCATGGCTATGTTGTGCAAGGCTCTGACGTGGAAAAACATTATTTTACCCAAGACGCATTGGAAAGAGCAGGAATTCAAATATATCCGTTCGGAAAAGAAAATATTCGACAGGAAATGGTTGTTATTGCCGGTAACGCTTTTCCCGACTCCCATGAAGAAATAGAGCGAGCGAAGGAATTGCAACTTCCTGTGATTCGTTACCATCGCTTTTTAGGGGATTTTATTGAAAAGTTCACGAGTATCGCGGTGACCGGCGCCCACGGAAAAACGACGACGACCGGTCTTTTGTCCCACGTAATGGAAGCGGCAAAATCGACTTCCTACTTGATCGGAGACGGGACGGGAAAGGGAAAGAAGGATGCGGAATATTTCGTCTTTGAAGCTTGTGAATACCGAAGACATTTTTTATCCTATCATCCGGATTATTGCATTATGACGAATATCGATTTCGATCATCCCGATTATTACGCGAACATTGAAGATGTATTCTCTGCCTTTCAAGATATGGCTTGGCAAGTGAAAAAGGGAATTATTGCGTACGGGGATGACGAATATTTGCAAAAAATCCAAGCGAAAGTACCGGTTTTATATTACGGGTTTGGTGAAGAAAATGATTTTCAAGCACGTAACGTGGAAGTGACGAAGGAAGGAACGAATTTTGATGTTTTCGTACGGAATACATTTTATGCATCCTTTTTCATTCCAACTTTCGGGGATCATAATGTGTTAAACGCTTTGGCGACGATCACGATTTGTCATTATGAAAATATCGATGTCCAAATTATTCAAGAACGATTGAAAACGTTCCATGGGGTGAAAAGGCGATTTACGGAAAAGCGACTCGGCGACCAAATTCTCGTCGATGATTACGCCCATCATCCAACGGAAATTCGGGCGACCATTCAATCGGCTAAACAAAAATATCCCAATCGTTCCATCATCGCAGTCTTCCAACCGCATACGTATACGCGGACACAAACGTTCCTCCATGAATTTGCGGAAAGTTTGAATGAAGCGGACAAAGTGTTCCTATGCGATATATTCGGTTCGGCTAGGGAACATCACGGACAATTGTCCATAAAAGATTTACAAAAATTAATCGAAGGAGCGGAAATTTTAAAGGAAACCGATCTATCTCCGCTCGCTAAATTCGACCGTTCTGTCCTTCTTTTTATGGGGGCAGGGGACATTCAAAAATTTGAGCAAGGGTATGAAATGTATAGGAAAAACGAAGGCCTATTTGATAAGTGAAAGCATTTAAGCTTTGTATAACGGTTGCACTCAAGTGCCTTTCAGTTTATATGAATCTGAAAGGTACTTTTTTCGATGTTGGAAGAGGGATTTTACAGTCGGTAATCATATAAAAAAGGAGTTTTTAAAATGGTTTATGTAACATTTACAATAACAGCGATCTTTATTGTTGTCCTTGCCGTTTTCCTGTCCATCTTGGCCGATATGATCGATGAACGGTCGACGATGAAAGATTTTATTATTTCGTTTTTGTTAGGAAGTGCCGCCGCATTACCGGAGTTAACGACGAGTTTTACGTCCGTTGCGATTTCCAATCCCGATTTAGCGATGGGAAATATTTTCGGAAGCAATTTGTATAATATTATGATTTTAGCTGCTATGGATCTCGTATTTCGAAACCGGCAAGTTTTCCGATATGCTCATAAGGAAAATGCCTATAACACCGGATTAATTATCGTCCTATCCGGAGTCGTTGCATTGTCGATGGTTATGGACTTTTCCTATCAATTTTACGGATTTGGATTGGACATGCTTATCGTTGCCATCGTTTATTTCATCGGAATGAGACTCGTTTCGAAATTTTCCGTTACCGATCTTGGCCAACGGGATAGCTATATGTTTGATGTGGAATCGGTAACTTATCAAGTGGCTGCAGGAAGCGAAAGTGAAAAAAGGGAATGGACGAGTGAAATTGTTGAAAAGGAAACGGTCGAAACCTTTGACAAACGAATGAAAAAACGTTTGGAACAATATTCGTTAAAGGGTATTTGGGTCATGTTTTTTATTTCCGCGCTTCTCGTACTAGTTGTTGGAAGTGTGTTGACCGTGTCGGCGGACGGAATTGCGAAATTAAGTGGACTCGGTTCAACCTTTGTCGGTTCCTTTTTACTTGCAGCAAGTACTTCTTTACCAGAAACGGTGGCCGTCATTACGTCGATTCGTTTACGAAATTACAATTTGGCCATCGGAGCCATCTTAGGAAGTTGTCTGTTCAATTTTATTAATTTAATCATTACCGATGCATTGTATCGAGAACCGTTAATCTTTTCCGTTACTGATAGTCACCTGTACACCGTTTTGGCATCGATGTTATTGATGGTTGTCGCTATGTATTCGATGTTGCGGAAAAAAGCAATGAATCAATGGACGTATGTGATTCCTTCCTTACTCATCGTTCTTATGTATTTTATATCCAGTTATATTTTATACGTCCACTCTGTAGGATAAATGCTTCCCTCCTTTCCCATTATAAAGGGAAGGGTATGGAACGTAAAAATCCGTTTTCGGCGACCGCATTAATACGCCTTTTTCATGGATCATTGTCTTTTCCTGACAGCCGAAGATCTCCGGTTTTAAATGAAACGGAAAAAAATGAAAGAATACTCGCTTATTGAGTGAAAATTTGGTTTAATGAATAGTAAGAAGATCCTAAACGAATATTGACAGTTGATGATATGATTTTAGGCCAATGAAAGGAGAAACGGGATAATGGATGTGATTTTGTACGTAAGCGTTGGCCTCGTGGCTGTTGCCTTTACTGTTCTAGTTGTTTATTTAATCTCCACTTTAAAAACCCTTTCCACAACGTTAGATCAAATTTCGAAAACGTTGGATCAAGCGGAAGCCCAATTGAAAGAAGTGACGGATGAAGCGGGAAAATTATTGAAAAAAACGAATGCCATAGCGGAAGACGTCCAGGATAAATCGGAAAAATTCAATACGGTGATGGACGGGGTTCAACAAGTGGGGAAGACGATTTATCGATTTAACGATTCGCTACAATCCTTTTCCGAAAATGTGACTGAACAGTTGAAAAAAAATGAGGAAAAAGCGGCACAAATGATCCAATGGGCAAATATTGTCGGTGAATTGCAAGATAAGGTAGCGGAAATTCGTCAACGGAAAAAAAGAAAAAATTTGCAAAAGGAACAATAATTTATTTAGGGGGGATTCATATGTCAGAAGAAAAAACGAATCAATCAGGGGTTAAAGACTTTTTATTAGGCGCCTTCGTCGGTGGGTTAGTTGGATCTGTCGTCGCTATGCTGTATGCACCGAAATCGGGAAAAGAATTACGGGAAGACATTAATACCCAATTGAACCAAGCGGTGGAAAAGACCGACCAATTGAAAAATACGGTCGTACAAAAGGGAACGGAAATTATGGATTATGCAAATGAAAAACGGACACAGCTCACCCAATCCGTAAAAGATCAGACGAAGGAATTGGTCGAAAAGGTGCAATCGTTTACGAAGGAATCGGAACAAAGCGCGGAAGATGTATTAAAGGATGCACAAAAGGCGATCCATGATTTATCTGAAGAAATTGAAAAAAAATTAGAGGAATTGAAGGAACAATAAAGGGCATATCGATTTAACTTCCTTGCATAATGGTAAGAAAAAGGGACTTGAAAGGGAGGAGATCGTATTGCAAAAATTGGAACAACAAAGGGACTTCGATTCGATTGTGAAAAGCAACCAATCCTTTTTATTATTTAAACATAGTTTGACTTGTCCGATTAGTAGGGAGGCGTTTCGGGAATTTCATCAATTTACCAGTTCCTATCCTAAGTTTTCCGCCTATTATTTGACGGTACAAGAAAATCGCCCATTATCGAATTATATTGCCGATTTTTTCTCAATCAAACATGAATCACCACAAATTTTTTACGTTCAAGATGGGAAAGTCAAGTGGCACATGTCCCATTGGAACATTCGAAGGGAAGAGATCGAAAAGGCGATCCAAAATTCGGGAGTTCCCTTGATTAAATGAATGGGAAAACAGTGTAAAGGACGAGGGGAGAAATCATTACGAATTTCTTTCCTCGCCCTTTTTTTATAATAACAAACGTAGGAAAAGGGGGCCAATTCGGCCAATGGGTCGATGAATATGTTTTCCTTCCACGGATAGATTCGTCATCAAAAGGAATTTATGCCTCCCATTTGACGTTCAGTTCATCCCCTGGTTCCAAAGGATCAAAAAAGGTCGCTTCCTTCCCGTTACGCAAAATTTTATATTTTCCTGACGCATCTTTAGGAATTTGAAAATCAACGAAACGGAAAACGTCTTGAAAAATAAACGGGGAAAATGGTTCCTTTTTTATCGTAATTTCGTCGCCTGGAGCGATTAAATCGTCCTTTGTTAATTCTTTTCCACCTCGATATATTTTTGTCAACTTTTTCGTTAATTGTACAGGTTGCCCGTTAAAGGTGATCGGCAACGTTTCCTCCGCTAGCCATCCTTGTTGGAAGATGAGTTGCTCCACCGTCGGATGCTTCGTGTCAGTAAATTGAATGTGATCCCCGTTATTTACCGGTGCGTTCGGGGAAACCTCTACCCCGTTTTTTAACAGTTTTCGAGAGAATGCAGGTATTTCTTCCAACTGGCCGTTGACCGTAATGACGAACGTACCGTAATGGTCGACAAACGTTTGATGAAAATAGGAAATAAAATCGGCGATCGTTTTTTGCTCATTCCATTCGATTTGATCCCGATCTTTAATTTCGTACTTCGGTGGTACGGACTGACCGTTTACTTTTACATCCGGTTCATATCGATACGTTTGCCCATTAATGGTGACGGTGAATTTTTCTCGACCGATGAACTGTTCGAGCGTTACGTTTGTCGGTTCACCATCTCTACCCCTTCGTGCGATAATTCGATCCCCGTCTTCAACGGAATCGTCGATGGAACAAGCCTTTCCATTTTTCTTTAATTCCGGTGGCATCCCGAGCGTTCCAGATAACGTTTTGGCTTTTCCGTTAATCGTAATCATTTTGGCCAATCCCGGCTTACCGTATAAATGACTAATTTTGATCCCTGCTTGTACTAAACATTCTCCGACGGTTAACGGTTTGAATTCAAACGTTCGAACCGGGATATCATTGACGAAGACGGTTTTATAACGAATGGGATTTTTTTTCGCTGATATCGCAATGCCGAGGGGAGTAACAAATTCCGGACCTTTATTCATTTCCTCTTCGAATACGAGATTTTCGATCGCATGAATCCCGCGAACAGCGACCCGATTTTTCGGCAGTTTCAGTTTCTCGCTAAGAAGTTCCGGTAATAGTGGCGTTAAACTTCCTCCGCCGACAAGCATGACCGCTTTTGGTGATTTAAACGAATTTAATTGTAAAATCTCATGGGAAATCTGTTCCGCCAATTTTTCAATGGCGGGGGAAATGCCTTCAATCATTTGCTCATATGGGACGGTTTGTTCAAATCCTAAAATATCCGTAAAGGTTACCGGCTCCCCTTCGACGAGTTGTCTTTTCGCCTGTTCGGCAAGGGGAAAATCCAATAAAAACTCGTCGCTAATCGCTTCGGTCATTTCATCTCCGGCTATTGGAACCATCCCGTAATTAATGATCGTGCCTTCGTCAGTAATGGCGATATCCGACGTTCCTGCACCAATATCGACGAGGGCGACGTTCAATCGCCGCATCGTCTTCGGAATTAAAACGTTAATTGCGGCAATTGGTTCCAATGTAAGTGCGGCGATTTCCAATCCACAGCGATTTAATGCGGAGGTTAACGAATCGATAACAATTTTTGGAAGAAAAGTGGCGATGATTTCAATTTTCGCTTCGGATCCTGTTTGATCCAATAAATTGCCGATTATTTCTCCGTCTAAATAATAGTACAAAACCGAGTAGCCGACACAAAAATAATTCGTTTTCACTTCCCGGTATTTTTCAATGATTTGTTCCTCCGCCTTTTGAACGGCCATTAATTCCAAATTTCTAATATCGTCCCGTTGTAATTTTCTTCCTTTAATATCGATCGATGCCGTAGCCTTTTCCGTTTTTAATGAACGTCCGGCCGCCGCCACATAAGCTTCTTGGAGAGGTCCGTAAAAGGTCTCCATCTCTTCCTTCACTTGTTGAATCAAATTGGCAACGGAGACGACGTCGTGAATTTGTCCGTCAAGCATCGCCCGTTCTTTATGTTCTTTGACGATTACTTTTTTAACAGTATACTGTTCGTCTTTTTCTTCTAACATGATACCGACGATCGATCGCGTTCCGATGTCCAATGCAAAAATATTATTGTTCTCCTTCATTCCCTACACCTTCTTTGATGTGAAAGGCAAAAATATGTATGTTTCGTGACAATATGCCTTCCATCTTCTATAATTATATAATGATTGTTTGTATAACCTATTCTTTCATCCTATTTGCAATTTATCATATTTTTTTCTCGATATAAAGAAAGAGTTTTCCCTTTTAAGGAGATGTGAAAATGACAAAGGAACGAATGGAACAACTACGGGAGCAAATCGATGAAATTAATTTTAAAATACTTGATTTAATGAACGAAAGGGGATATTTGGCGAAGGAAATCGGAGTGTTGAAAAAAGCTCAAGGGATAAATCGATACGATCCGGTCCGTGAACGAAAGATGCTCGACCGATTAATTCAA
Coding sequences within:
- a CDS encoding cell division protein FtsA — encoded protein: MKENNNIFALDIGTRSIVGIMLEEKDEQYTVKKVIVKEHKERAMLDGQIHDVVSVANLIQQVKEEMETFYGPLQEAYVAAAGRSLKTEKATASIDIKGRKLQRDDIRNLELMAVQKAEEQIIEKYREVKTNYFCVGYSVLYYYLDGEIIGNLLDQTGSEAKIEIIATFLPKIVIDSLTSALNRCGLEIAALTLEPIAAINVLIPKTMRRLNVALVDIGAGTSDIAITDEGTIINYGMVPIAGDEMTEAISDEFLLDFPLAEQAKRQLVEGEPVTFTDILGFEQTVPYEQMIEGISPAIEKLAEQISHEILQLNSFKSPKAVMLVGGGSLTPLLPELLSEKLKLPKNRVAVRGIHAIENLVFEEEMNKGPEFVTPLGIAISAKKNPIRYKTVFVNDIPVRTFEFKPLTVGECLVQAGIKISHLYGKPGLAKMITINGKAKTLSGTLGMPPELKKNGKACSIDDSVEDGDRIIARRGRDGEPTNVTLEQFIGREKFTVTINGQTYRYEPDVKVNGQSVPPKYEIKDRDQIEWNEQKTIADFISYFHQTFVDHYGTFVITVNGQLEEIPAFSRKLLKNGVEVSPNAPVNNGDHIQFTDTKHPTVEQLIFQQGWLAEETLPITFNGQPVQLTKKLTKIYRGGKELTKDDLIAPGDEITIKKEPFSPFIFQDVFRFVDFQIPKDASGKYKILRNGKEATFFDPLEPGDELNVKWEA